One Lysobacter enzymogenes DNA segment encodes these proteins:
- a CDS encoding efflux RND transporter permease subunit has protein sequence MRFNLSEWALRHRSLIVYAMLVLALAGAMSYLRLGRSEDPAFTFKVMVVRTLWPGATAEQVSRQVTERIEKKLMETGQYEFIRSYSRAGESQVIFAARDSMRSKDIQPLWYQVRKKIGDIRPTMPDDIVGPFFNDEFGDTFGNIYALTGPGFDYAVLKDYADRVQLALQSQPDVGKIELFGVQDEKIWVELSNVKLSTLGVPAQAVQDALNQQNALVPAGFFETPSSRVPIRVDGQFKTVEQIREFPIRVGDRTFRLGDVADVRRGFADPPQPRMRFMGEDAIGIGVSMKEGGDILKLGKTLETEFARLQQTLPAGMQLRKVADQPAAVEESVGEFVRVLAEAVAIVLLVSFFSLGLRTGLVVALSIPLVLAMTFAVMDFFGVGLHKISLGALVLALGLLVDDAIIAVEMMAIKMEQGYSRLRAAAFAWESTAFPMLTGTLITAAGFLPIATAASSTGEYTRSLFEVVTIALCVSWIAAVAFIPFLGDKLLPDYGHAAAPPKPGSLAARWNGAREGLARRVPALREVIAPKPAIDGHAHDPYESKFYVRFRGWVLWCVRRRWLVIAVTVAAFVGSIFLFRFVPQQFFPDSVRPELMVDMELAEGSSLRQTAEQAARLEALLKQRKDLANYVAYVGTGSPRFYLPLDQQLPAANFAQFVLMPKDLEAREALREWVIRDVVPRFPELQLRVTRLENGPPVGYPVQFRVSGEHIDQVRKLAYQVREKIRENPHVANVNLDWDEPSKVVRLQVDQERARALGISSAQLSQFLSSSLSGSHISTYRESNRLIEMLLRGPDQERIQLDMLGNLMVPTSSGRSVPLTQIATLEYGFEEGIIWHRDRQPTMTVRADIYDGTQPASVTAQISPTLDALRAQLPYGYSIKVGGSVEDSSRGQKSINAGMPLFLFVVFTLLMLQLRSFSRAFMVLLTAPLGLIGVTLFLLVFRVPFGFVAMLGTIALAGMIMRNSVILVDQIEQDRAEGHEPWKAIVDATVRRFRPIVLTALAAILAMIPLSRSAFFGPMAVAIMGGLLVATALTLLFLPALYAAWFKVKVPEQD, from the coding sequence ATGCGCTTCAATCTTTCCGAATGGGCGCTGCGCCACCGCAGCCTGATCGTCTACGCGATGCTGGTGCTGGCCCTGGCCGGCGCGATGTCCTACCTGCGCCTGGGCCGCAGCGAGGACCCGGCCTTCACCTTCAAGGTGATGGTGGTGCGCACGCTGTGGCCCGGCGCCACCGCCGAGCAGGTCTCGCGCCAGGTCACCGAGCGGATCGAGAAGAAGCTCATGGAGACCGGCCAGTACGAGTTCATCCGCTCGTACTCGCGCGCCGGCGAGTCGCAGGTGATCTTCGCCGCCAGGGACTCGATGCGCTCCAAGGACATCCAGCCGCTGTGGTACCAGGTGCGCAAGAAGATCGGCGACATCCGGCCGACCATGCCCGACGACATCGTCGGCCCGTTCTTCAACGACGAATTCGGCGACACCTTCGGCAACATCTACGCGCTGACCGGGCCGGGCTTCGACTACGCCGTGCTCAAGGACTACGCCGACCGCGTGCAGCTGGCGCTGCAGAGCCAGCCCGACGTCGGCAAGATCGAGCTGTTCGGCGTGCAGGACGAGAAGATCTGGGTCGAGCTGTCGAACGTGAAGCTGTCCACCCTCGGCGTTCCGGCGCAGGCGGTGCAGGACGCGCTGAACCAGCAGAACGCGCTGGTGCCGGCCGGCTTCTTCGAAACCCCGTCCAGCCGCGTGCCGATCCGCGTGGACGGCCAGTTCAAGACGGTCGAGCAGATCCGCGAGTTCCCGATCCGGGTCGGCGACCGCACCTTCCGCCTCGGCGACGTCGCCGACGTGCGCCGCGGCTTCGCCGACCCGCCGCAGCCGCGCATGCGCTTCATGGGCGAGGACGCGATCGGCATCGGCGTGTCGATGAAGGAAGGCGGCGACATCCTCAAGCTCGGCAAGACCCTGGAAACCGAATTCGCGCGCCTGCAGCAGACCCTGCCGGCCGGCATGCAGCTGCGCAAGGTCGCCGACCAGCCCGCGGCGGTGGAGGAATCGGTCGGCGAATTCGTGCGGGTGCTGGCCGAGGCCGTGGCCATCGTGCTGCTGGTGAGTTTCTTCTCGCTGGGCCTGCGCACCGGCCTGGTGGTGGCGCTGTCGATCCCGCTGGTGCTGGCGATGACCTTCGCGGTCATGGACTTCTTCGGCGTCGGTCTGCACAAGATCTCGCTCGGCGCGCTGGTGCTGGCGCTGGGCCTGCTGGTCGACGACGCGATCATCGCGGTCGAGATGATGGCGATCAAGATGGAGCAGGGCTACAGCCGCCTGCGCGCGGCCGCGTTCGCCTGGGAAAGCACCGCCTTCCCGATGCTGACCGGCACCTTGATCACCGCCGCCGGCTTCCTGCCGATCGCCACCGCCGCGTCGAGCACCGGCGAATACACCCGCTCGCTGTTCGAAGTGGTGACCATCGCGCTGTGCGTGTCGTGGATCGCCGCGGTCGCGTTCATTCCGTTCCTCGGCGACAAGCTGCTGCCGGACTACGGCCATGCGGCCGCGCCGCCGAAGCCCGGTTCGCTGGCCGCGCGCTGGAACGGCGCGCGCGAAGGCCTGGCCCGACGCGTGCCGGCGCTGCGCGAGGTGATCGCGCCCAAGCCGGCGATCGACGGCCACGCCCACGATCCGTACGAGTCGAAGTTCTACGTGCGCTTCCGCGGCTGGGTGCTGTGGTGCGTGCGCCGGCGCTGGCTGGTGATCGCGGTGACCGTGGCCGCCTTCGTCGGCTCGATCTTCCTGTTCCGCTTCGTGCCGCAGCAGTTCTTCCCCGACTCGGTGCGGCCGGAGCTGATGGTCGACATGGAACTGGCCGAAGGCAGCTCGCTGCGCCAGACCGCCGAGCAGGCCGCGCGCCTGGAAGCGCTGCTCAAGCAACGCAAGGACCTGGCCAACTACGTGGCCTATGTCGGCACCGGTTCGCCGCGCTTCTATCTGCCGCTGGACCAGCAACTGCCGGCGGCCAACTTCGCCCAGTTCGTCTTGATGCCCAAGGACCTCGAGGCGCGCGAAGCGTTGCGCGAATGGGTCATCCGCGACGTGGTGCCGCGCTTCCCCGAGCTGCAGTTGCGCGTCACCCGGCTGGAGAACGGCCCGCCGGTCGGTTACCCGGTGCAGTTCCGCGTCTCCGGCGAGCACATCGACCAGGTCCGCAAGCTCGCCTACCAGGTGCGCGAGAAGATCCGCGAGAACCCGCACGTGGCCAACGTGAACCTCGACTGGGACGAGCCGAGCAAGGTGGTGCGCCTGCAGGTCGACCAGGAACGCGCGCGCGCGCTCGGCATCAGCTCGGCGCAGCTGTCGCAGTTCCTGTCCAGCTCGCTGTCGGGCTCGCACATCAGCACTTACCGCGAGAGCAACCGTTTGATCGAGATGCTGCTACGCGGCCCGGACCAGGAGCGCATCCAGCTCGACATGCTCGGCAATCTGATGGTGCCGACCAGCAGCGGCCGCAGCGTGCCGCTGACCCAGATCGCGACCCTGGAGTACGGTTTCGAGGAAGGCATCATCTGGCATCGCGACCGCCAGCCGACCATGACCGTGCGCGCCGACATCTACGACGGCACCCAGCCGGCGAGCGTGACCGCGCAGATCTCGCCGACACTGGACGCGTTGCGCGCGCAGCTGCCGTACGGCTATTCGATCAAGGTCGGCGGCAGCGTCGAGGATTCCTCGCGCGGGCAGAAGTCGATCAACGCCGGCATGCCGCTGTTCCTGTTCGTGGTGTTCACCCTGCTGATGCTGCAGCTGCGCAGCTTCTCGCGAGCGTTCATGGTGCTGCTGACCGCGCCGCTGGGCCTGATCGGGGTGACCTTGTTCCTGCTGGTGTTCCGGGTGCCGTTCGGGTTCGTGGCGATGCTGGGCACGATCGCGCTGGCCGGCATGATCATGCGCAACTCGGTGATCCTGGTCGATCAGATCGAACAGGACCGCGCCGAGGGCCACGAGCCGTGGAAGGCGATCGTCGATGCGACCGTGCGCCGCTTCCGCCCGATCGTGCTGACCGCGCTGGCGGCGATCCTGGCGATGATCCCGCTGTCGCGCAGCGCCTTCTTCGGGCCGATGGCGGTGGCGATCATGGGCGGGTTGCTGGTGGCGACGGCGCTGACCTTGCTGTTCCTGCCGGCGTTGTACGCGGCGTGGTTCAAGGTGAAGGTGCCGGAGCAAGATTGA
- a CDS encoding efflux RND transporter periplasmic adaptor subunit: protein MRSRIFSASVADHACFGHVRPAGRFPVAGGSARLWPAVALVLALSACGGGKPAAEGARPVLVAKPGGAVAAISAYAGEVRAREESPLSFRVGGKLVERKVDVGAHVAAGQVLAVLDPGDLDAQTRAAQAQLAAAEAEYARARADQVRYEQLAKDQLVSRSTKDAQDAQAKAAQGQLNSARANWEVARNQSGYTQLRAPAAGVIASRAAEAGQVVAAGQQVFALAADGAREVAFAVPEGVIAAFKPGQQVQVELWSIPGKRWSGRVREVAPAADPASRTYAARVAVDAPAGTLELGQSARIYQANPTASGLSVPLAAVQQTGQGRAVFVADPRTGTVKLKPVATGPYGPERVPVRSGLGPDDWVVVAGGHLLRDGQKVAPVDRENHPVER, encoded by the coding sequence ATGCGCAGCCGGATTTTTTCTGCCTCCGTCGCAGATCATGCCTGCTTCGGTCATGTCCGTCCCGCAGGCCGCTTTCCCGTCGCTGGCGGTTCCGCCCGGCTGTGGCCGGCGGTCGCGCTGGTCCTGGCCCTGAGCGCTTGCGGCGGCGGCAAGCCCGCCGCCGAGGGCGCGCGGCCGGTGCTGGTGGCCAAGCCCGGCGGCGCGGTCGCCGCGATTTCGGCCTACGCCGGCGAAGTCCGCGCGCGCGAGGAAAGCCCGCTGTCGTTCCGGGTCGGCGGCAAGCTGGTCGAGCGCAAGGTCGACGTCGGCGCGCACGTGGCCGCCGGGCAGGTGCTGGCGGTGCTCGATCCCGGCGACCTGGACGCGCAGACCCGCGCCGCCCAGGCCCAGCTGGCCGCGGCCGAGGCCGAGTACGCCCGCGCCCGCGCCGACCAGGTCCGCTACGAGCAACTGGCCAAGGACCAGTTGGTCAGCCGCTCGACCAAGGACGCCCAGGACGCCCAGGCCAAGGCCGCGCAAGGCCAGCTCAATTCGGCCCGGGCCAACTGGGAAGTGGCGCGCAACCAGTCCGGCTACACCCAGTTGCGCGCGCCGGCCGCCGGGGTGATCGCCTCGCGCGCGGCCGAGGCCGGGCAGGTGGTCGCCGCCGGCCAGCAGGTGTTCGCGCTGGCCGCCGACGGCGCGCGCGAAGTCGCCTTCGCCGTGCCCGAAGGCGTCATCGCCGCGTTCAAGCCGGGCCAGCAGGTGCAGGTGGAGCTGTGGTCGATCCCGGGCAAGCGCTGGTCCGGGCGGGTGCGCGAAGTCGCCCCGGCCGCCGATCCGGCCTCGCGCACCTACGCCGCGCGGGTCGCCGTCGACGCGCCCGCCGGGACCCTGGAACTGGGCCAGAGCGCGCGCATCTACCAGGCCAACCCCACCGCCTCGGGCCTGAGCGTGCCGCTGGCCGCGGTCCAGCAGACCGGCCAGGGCCGCGCGGTGTTCGTCGCCGATCCGCGCACCGGCACGGTCAAGCTCAAGCCGGTCGCGACCGGGCCCTACGGCCCCGAGCGGGTGCCGGTGCGCTCGGGCCTGGGCCCGGACGACTGGGTGGTGGTGGCCGGCGGCCATCTGCTGCGCGACGGCCAGAAGGTGGCGCCGGTGGATCGCGAGAACCATCCGGTGGAGCGGTGA
- a CDS encoding TetR/AcrR family transcriptional regulator, whose amino-acid sequence MVSPRPSSQTDAAGQKASAAKPAGPGRPKDLSKRNAILEAAKRLFLIEGYDGVSMDQIAAEAGVSKLTVYSHFGDKETLFAAAVRAHCEQHLPALLFAPEPGTPLRERLLAIAQAFFEMASAPEAIRIHRLLCTPQLAQSPLTRLFWDVGPQRLHEEFAGLLRSRAEAGELDLADADTAARQFFAVLKGEPYALLMLGYPLPGKAETRAHLEASVDMFLRAYARRGG is encoded by the coding sequence ATGGTCTCGCCCCGACCCTCCAGCCAAACCGATGCCGCCGGTCAGAAGGCTTCCGCCGCGAAGCCGGCCGGCCCCGGCCGCCCGAAGGACCTGAGCAAGCGCAACGCCATCCTCGAGGCGGCCAAGCGGCTGTTCCTGATCGAGGGCTACGACGGCGTCAGCATGGATCAGATCGCCGCCGAGGCCGGCGTCTCCAAACTCACCGTCTACAGCCATTTCGGCGACAAGGAGACGCTGTTCGCGGCCGCCGTGCGCGCCCATTGCGAGCAGCACCTGCCGGCCCTGCTGTTCGCGCCCGAGCCCGGCACGCCGCTGCGCGAGCGCCTGCTGGCGATCGCCCAGGCCTTCTTCGAGATGGCCAGCGCGCCCGAGGCGATCCGCATCCACCGCCTGCTGTGCACCCCGCAACTGGCCCAGTCGCCGCTGACCCGGCTGTTCTGGGACGTGGGTCCGCAGCGCCTGCACGAGGAATTCGCCGGTCTGCTGCGCAGCCGGGCCGAGGCCGGCGAACTGGACCTGGCCGACGCCGACACCGCCGCGCGCCAGTTCTTCGCCGTGCTCAAGGGCGAGCCGTACGCCTTGCTGATGCTGGGCTATCCCCTGCCCGGCAAGGCCGAAACCCGCGCCCACCTGGAGGCCTCGGTGGACATGTTCCTGCGCGCCTATGCGCGGCGCGGGGGCTGA
- a CDS encoding protein-L-isoaspartate O-methyltransferase family protein codes for MTTIDYAKARELMVEQQVRPWDVLDPRVLDVLAELPREAFVADAHKNLAYADLALPLAHGEFMMKPVMEGRTLQSLAVDPTDDVLEIGTGSGYLTACLGRLAREVVSLEIHPDLAATARQRLAAQTILNAQVVDADALNYSTDRRFNAICVTGAVSQIPAQWLQWLQPGGRLFVVRGRSPAMEAVLVGGGERNEVNASRIQSLFETDLAYLQGAAPAPAFEF; via the coding sequence ATGACTACGATCGATTACGCCAAGGCCCGAGAACTGATGGTCGAACAACAGGTTCGGCCCTGGGACGTGCTCGACCCGCGCGTGCTCGACGTGCTGGCGGAGCTGCCGCGCGAGGCGTTCGTCGCCGACGCGCACAAGAACCTCGCCTACGCCGACCTGGCCCTGCCGCTGGCCCACGGCGAGTTCATGATGAAGCCGGTGATGGAAGGCCGCACCCTGCAGTCGCTGGCGGTGGACCCGACCGACGACGTGCTCGAGATCGGCACCGGCAGCGGCTACCTGACCGCCTGCCTGGGCCGCCTGGCGCGCGAAGTGGTGAGCCTGGAGATCCACCCCGACCTCGCCGCGACCGCGCGCCAGCGCCTGGCCGCGCAGACCATCCTCAACGCCCAGGTGGTCGACGCCGACGCGCTGAACTACAGCACCGACCGCCGTTTCAACGCGATCTGCGTCACCGGCGCGGTGTCGCAGATCCCGGCGCAGTGGCTGCAGTGGCTGCAGCCCGGCGGCCGCCTGTTCGTGGTCCGCGGCCGTTCGCCGGCCATGGAAGCGGTGCTGGTCGGCGGCGGCGAGCGCAACGAAGTCAACGCTTCGCGCATCCAGTCGTTGTTCGAAACCGACCTGGCTTACTTGCAAGGCGCCGCGCCCGCGCCCGCCTTCGAGTTCTGA
- a CDS encoding TolC family outer membrane protein: MIRRPLVLALVVGLLPAAASAEDLLQTYEQARQSDPSLSQAESNRLATKEGRIQARARLLPSLSADAKLTKSRSESVYRATRNGSSTDPDDVDIPNGTDVRSDSTNRSYGINASQVLFDRSLIKNLQSENKLSEAADFTLESASQDLIVRTAQAYFNVLVALENLAAAEAAETALQKQFDYTTKRLEVGLAPITDVHEARAQYDNARALTITARNTVEDSYQGLSQITGQPVTTLKALPADFKPNLPETRQVDAWVDNAVATNPALRARKLAVESADIGVETARSGHWPTLSLTGGYGDNATWGDTHALGQTFGQPGSASHGPSIGLTFSVPLYAGGAVQSGVRQALARRDAAQDQYELERRQLVRNTRNAYQTLVAGISEVEARRLAVVSAQAAYDASQVGLEVGTRTVLDVLNNQRTLLQAQQSYAQSKYNFLLNRLLLEQAAGSLDIADVQDVNRLLTAEAATNLAPPPTMR, translated from the coding sequence ATGATTCGCCGTCCGCTCGTTCTTGCCCTCGTCGTCGGCCTGCTGCCCGCGGCCGCGTCGGCCGAAGACCTGCTGCAGACCTACGAACAGGCGCGGCAGAGCGATCCGAGCCTGTCCCAGGCCGAATCCAACCGGCTGGCGACCAAGGAAGGCCGCATCCAGGCGCGCGCGCGTCTGCTGCCCTCGCTGTCGGCCGACGCCAAGCTGACCAAGAGCCGCAGCGAGAGCGTGTACCGCGCCACCCGCAACGGCTCCTCGACCGATCCGGACGACGTCGACATCCCCAACGGCACCGACGTGCGTTCCGACAGCACCAACCGCAGCTACGGCATCAACGCCAGCCAGGTGCTGTTCGACCGTTCGCTGATCAAGAACCTGCAGAGCGAGAACAAGCTCAGCGAAGCGGCCGACTTCACCCTGGAATCGGCCAGCCAGGACCTGATCGTGCGCACCGCGCAGGCCTACTTCAACGTGCTGGTGGCGCTGGAGAACCTGGCCGCCGCCGAAGCCGCCGAGACCGCGCTGCAGAAGCAGTTCGACTACACCACCAAGCGCCTGGAAGTCGGCCTGGCGCCGATCACCGACGTGCACGAAGCGCGCGCCCAGTACGACAACGCGCGCGCGCTGACGATCACCGCGCGCAACACGGTCGAGGACAGCTACCAGGGCCTGAGCCAGATCACCGGCCAGCCGGTGACCACGCTCAAGGCGCTGCCGGCCGACTTCAAGCCGAACCTGCCGGAAACCCGCCAGGTCGACGCCTGGGTCGACAACGCGGTCGCCACCAACCCGGCGCTGCGCGCGCGCAAGCTGGCGGTGGAATCGGCCGACATCGGGGTGGAAACCGCGCGTTCCGGCCACTGGCCGACGCTCAGCCTGACCGGCGGCTACGGCGACAACGCGACCTGGGGCGACACCCACGCGCTCGGCCAGACCTTCGGCCAGCCCGGCAGCGCCAGCCACGGCCCCAGCATCGGCCTGACCTTCTCGGTGCCGCTGTACGCCGGCGGCGCGGTGCAGTCGGGCGTGCGCCAGGCGCTGGCGCGCCGCGACGCCGCCCAGGACCAGTACGAACTCGAACGCCGCCAGTTGGTGCGCAACACCCGCAACGCCTACCAGACCCTGGTCGCCGGCATCAGCGAAGTCGAAGCGCGCCGCCTCGCCGTGGTCTCGGCGCAGGCCGCGTACGACGCCTCGCAGGTCGGCCTGGAAGTGGGCACCCGCACCGTGCTGGACGTGCTCAACAACCAGCGCACGCTGCTGCAGGCGCAGCAGTCCTACGCCCAGTCCAAGTACAACTTCCTGCTCAACCGCCTGCTGCTGGAACAGGCCGCCGGCTCGCTCGACATCGCCGACGTGCAGGACGTCAACCGCCTGCTGACCGCCGAAGCCGCCACCAACCTGGCGCCGCCGCCGACGATGCGCTGA
- the waaA gene encoding lipid IV(A) 3-deoxy-D-manno-octulosonic acid transferase — protein sequence MRKDLIERLLRGLYSVALYLLAPVTVYHLIWRGFRQPAYFRGWLERYAVYRGPAQTRTLWLHAVSVGEVNAAIPLVNALRRGRPDLRLLVTTITPTGADRARAAWSDSVEHVYLPYDLPGAVGRFLKHHQPCAALIMETELWPNLLFGCRDRGIPAYILNARLSERSLRGYRVLAPLVSRALRTVRTVAAQSHADGQRFVELGADPRQVVETGNLKFDVSVPDALEDFAQECHRHTGERPVWIAASTHEDEEAVTVAMHRHLRERFPGLLLLWAPRHPERFRVVAENARSAGWQVSTRSRARWPQPGDDVFVIDTLGELMSFYACADVAFVGGSLQPIGGHNLLEPAATGTAIVTGPHLHNFVEIAQRLDDAGALRIGQDAEQVEAAVERLLADPAERAQMVAAGRALVETGRGALARTMALLQPALPPRQ from the coding sequence ATGCGGAAGGATTTGATCGAGCGCCTGTTGCGCGGCCTGTATTCGGTCGCCCTGTACCTGTTGGCCCCGGTCACGGTCTATCACCTGATCTGGCGCGGCTTTCGCCAGCCGGCGTATTTCCGCGGCTGGCTGGAGCGCTACGCGGTCTACCGCGGGCCGGCCCAGACCCGCACCCTGTGGCTGCACGCGGTTTCGGTCGGCGAGGTCAACGCCGCGATCCCGCTGGTCAACGCGCTGCGCCGCGGCCGCCCGGACCTGCGCCTGCTGGTGACCACGATCACACCGACCGGCGCCGACCGCGCGCGCGCGGCCTGGAGCGATTCGGTCGAGCACGTCTACCTGCCCTACGACCTGCCCGGCGCGGTCGGCCGCTTCCTCAAGCATCACCAGCCGTGCGCGGCGCTGATCATGGAAACCGAGCTGTGGCCGAACCTGCTGTTCGGCTGCCGCGACCGCGGCATTCCCGCCTACATCCTCAACGCGCGCCTGTCGGAGCGTTCGCTGCGCGGCTACCGGGTGCTGGCGCCGCTGGTCAGCCGCGCGCTGCGCACGGTGCGCACGGTCGCGGCGCAATCGCACGCCGACGGCCAGCGCTTCGTCGAACTCGGCGCCGATCCGCGCCAGGTGGTGGAGACCGGCAACCTCAAGTTCGACGTCAGCGTGCCCGATGCGCTGGAAGACTTCGCCCAGGAATGCCATCGCCACACCGGCGAGCGCCCGGTGTGGATCGCCGCCAGCACCCACGAGGACGAAGAGGCGGTGACGGTGGCGATGCACCGGCACCTGCGCGAGCGTTTCCCGGGCCTGCTGCTGCTGTGGGCGCCGCGCCATCCCGAGCGTTTCCGGGTGGTGGCCGAGAACGCGCGCAGCGCCGGCTGGCAGGTGTCCACGCGCTCGCGCGCGCGCTGGCCGCAGCCGGGCGACGACGTGTTCGTGATCGACACCCTCGGTGAACTGATGAGCTTCTACGCCTGCGCCGACGTGGCCTTCGTCGGCGGCAGCCTGCAGCCGATCGGCGGCCACAACCTGCTCGAACCGGCCGCGACCGGCACCGCCATCGTCACCGGCCCGCACCTGCACAACTTCGTCGAGATCGCCCAGCGCCTGGACGACGCCGGCGCGCTGCGCATCGGCCAGGACGCCGAGCAGGTCGAAGCGGCGGTCGAGCGCCTGCTGGCCGATCCGGCCGAGCGCGCGCAGATGGTCGCCGCCGGCCGCGCGCTGGTGGAAACCGGCCGCGGCGCGCTGGCGCGGACGATGGCGCTGCTGCAGCCGGCGTTGCCGCCGCGGCAGTGA
- the lpxL gene encoding LpxL/LpxP family Kdo(2)-lipid IV(A) lauroyl/palmitoleoyl acyltransferase translates to MAEPALPPRPSLLSPRLWPMWLALAAMCAGARLPWGLQRRLGALIGAFALRAAGTRRRAAQVNLKLCFPEKSEAEREVLLRESFRDLGIGFFEFARAWWGGVEPMRRTVRIEGLELLDEVRAAGRGVLMVSGHFMTLEMCGRLMCDRLPLAGMYRKHRNPVMEWAVKRGRLRYAAAMFTNEEIRPAMRHLKQGGFLWYAPDQDMRGKDTVFAPFFGVPAATITATHQFARLAGCAVVPFFHRREGADYILRVGAPLPDFPSSDATSDSARVNAQIEAMVRQAPSQYLWIHRRFKRRPAGMVSPYKKTEE, encoded by the coding sequence ATGGCCGAACCCGCCCTGCCCCCCCGTCCTTCCCTGCTCTCACCACGGCTGTGGCCGATGTGGCTGGCGCTGGCCGCGATGTGCGCCGGCGCGCGCCTGCCGTGGGGCCTGCAGCGCCGGCTCGGCGCGCTGATCGGCGCGTTCGCGCTGCGCGCGGCCGGCACCCGCCGGCGCGCGGCGCAGGTCAACCTGAAGCTGTGCTTCCCCGAGAAGAGCGAAGCCGAGCGCGAGGTCCTGCTGCGCGAGAGTTTCCGCGACCTGGGCATCGGCTTCTTCGAATTCGCCCGCGCCTGGTGGGGCGGAGTCGAACCGATGCGGCGCACGGTGCGGATCGAAGGCCTGGAACTGCTCGACGAGGTCCGCGCCGCCGGCCGCGGCGTGCTGATGGTGTCCGGCCACTTCATGACCCTGGAGATGTGCGGCCGACTGATGTGCGACCGCCTGCCGCTGGCCGGCATGTACCGCAAGCACCGCAATCCGGTGATGGAATGGGCGGTCAAGCGCGGCCGCCTGCGCTACGCCGCGGCCATGTTCACCAACGAAGAGATCCGCCCGGCGATGCGCCACCTCAAGCAGGGCGGCTTCCTGTGGTACGCGCCGGACCAGGACATGCGCGGCAAGGACACCGTGTTCGCGCCGTTCTTCGGCGTGCCGGCGGCGACGATCACCGCCACCCACCAGTTCGCGCGCCTGGCCGGCTGCGCGGTGGTGCCGTTCTTCCATCGCCGCGAAGGCGCCGACTACATCCTGCGCGTCGGCGCGCCGCTGCCGGACTTCCCGTCCAGCGACGCCACCTCCGACAGCGCGCGGGTCAACGCGCAGATCGAAGCGATGGTGCGGCAAGCGCCGAGCCAGTACCTGTGGATCCACAGGCGTTTCAAGCGGCGGCCGGCGGGGATGGTTTCGCCGTATAAGAAAACTGAGGAGTGA